Genomic DNA from Macadamia integrifolia cultivar HAES 741 chromosome 6, SCU_Mint_v3, whole genome shotgun sequence:
ATCTCAGTTCCCATTTGACCAGTTGTAAAGATCTCTGGTTTTCTTTACCAGAGATCACACAATCCCACAATCCCACAATCCCACAATCCCTCCTTCTGCTCAATAGTAACTAAGCATACCACACCAACACTTAATCAAtcatatggatgtgaatttaaaatcaaaaccgtttatcgaaattGAATGGTGGAGTCATTAGGAGGTTCCATATATTAGAAAGAGTATGTCTTCTTTTAACCCCATCTCTTTCTTTTGTATTCTAAGGCCTACAAAGAGTGTTGGAGGTTAGGAAGGTGCTATCCGTCCCGTGTAGGACAGAATAATCACATTCTATTCCTTGGCCTTATGGATTTTGTACGTCTGAAGCTCTAGGTTGTACACATGGTTATCTTCATCAGTAAATTCCatttttacattaaaaataaataaaataaaataaaaaaattgagccGGTTCATCATCACAAGTCACTGAAAGAAATAATGACAATTTTGGATTATCTAGTATTATTTATAAGAACCACATCCATAGTAACAGTCATAACAACATATAGCTAATATCCAGCGCAATTAGACCTAACTGGTGGAAAGAATTATACTCTGCTATCAAAAGCGATTTTAGGCCACTCTCTTGAAACGCCTCTTCACAAGTCCAAGCATCGGTCAACGCGGCACCCACTGCGGTATTAGCTTCCTTGTAATTCTTAGATTCGAAGGATTCAATTGCAGTTTTTGCATTACGCTCCGCCACAGAGTAATGCAACTTACAATCCTGCAAGCAACCCTTAAGATTTGGATCAGATTTTCTATCATTCAAGAGCTCCTCAATGAGTGAACCAATTTTTGTTGCGTTATCTTTGACTAAATTTGCTGAGATGATCCCTAGCTCTGGGAGATCTGCACTGTGGCTCTTGGGATCTTGTCTAAGACCCGCAACACAGAAGTCATATTGGAGGGCACCCTTGTCCCCCTGAGAAGCTTTTTGACATGTTTCATTGACGATATCAGCATCAACCTTGGCTAGAAATAGAATGACCAGGAAGAAGAATACAGGGGACGAGAAGAATGACAAGGATTGTCTCATGTTTGATTCAACTCTGTTCTATATCTGAAACTCAAATAGGTTGGCTATTTATATTATGAAGGTCTCCCTATGAGAAGGAAAATCTTATCAATAAGATAAGGATCcctttaaatatgtaaaattagAAATAGCCAACAACTGGGCAGGTACTTATGAATGGTTTAAAACAGAAACCCCTTCTCTTACTTTACTTTGACAGCCAATCTACCTAATTTGAAGATTTAATGGGTTCTATAAATGGGAAGTGAGAAATGAATTCTCCCAAGGATCACATAGTCCCTAGAGTTGACACCACCGGATGGCTTTTGGGAATTGTAAGATATAATCTACCGGGTTTTATGAATGGAAAGTGTGAAATGAATTCTCCCAAGGATCACATAATCCCTAGGGTTGACACCACCAGATGGGTTTTGGGAATTGTAAGATATAATCTTAGAATCGTCCAATTGCATATAATTAAAGAGCATACTCAACTATAGCTGAAATGCTATGCGGCCACCTTGAAAGCAGTCTCCACCAAACAATAAGTGCCTAATTTAGACTCTACAATAACCAAAAAGAAACTCATTGGGCGTGTTTGATTCGTTGATTCTACGGAATTCTGTAGAATCATAATTCTGCACTTACAAAATTGTTTGGTTCAGCTTGAAGATAATCCAAGGTAGAGTGAATCTATGGAAACATGACTTTACACTAATTAGTGATTCTACACTGAGATCTTCTCAATAGATGATCTCAAAATCGATTCACGTGATTCCAGCCACAATATAATAGCCCGTAAATCTTGAATGAACCACTTTTATTGGGCTGTAACTCCCACCACTGCTACTCTTCAAGAGTGTTGGTGTCGTCGTTCACCTTGCAGAAATTGATCGAAGGtgaaaagtctctctctctctctctctctctctctctctctctctctctccttctacaTCTaggtcttcatcttcttccccgtGCAAGGTTACCTAAACGTAGAAAATTCCTTCCCTGCCTCGCCTGGTCTATAAGCTTGCAGAGAAAGTGGTCATTTTCTTTGTCACTTCCTGAACTCAAGGTTACGAAAATGAATTTAGTTATTTTGattaaattttatattcaaGCACATTATAtggttatatttatatatatatatatatatatatatttcagttTGGGCATTAGTTCAAGCACGAAAAGATTGTGCGGCCCTTGGCCTGTGGGTCTTGTGTTTTCTATGCCAGATTGATAGAGTTCTCTTGCCCATAAAATATTAccttttatgatttaatatatctgtatatttccctttttttgtctCATTTTTTCGAAGCTAAACATTTAAAACATATACTGTCTGTTTTtcgttttttactattttttaaatatttgatcatattttttatcgtcccattcaaattttatattCTTTAAAACACATCCATATTGAACACatttttttgtcattccatTTTAACTATCTGTGGTATCACATATCcccctccacacacacacacatatatatatatatataatatttttgccttcaactcatTTGTGGTTGAAGGGTTGGACCGTTAGAAAGAGGGACGTTCTTACCAGTTCAATTACCACTACAATTTTCAGTCGTcacttaattaattaaattaagcATGCACTGATTGACTAAGTCTTCTACAATATAGAGAAAATGACATGAAGAAAATTTCTGTAATCGTATATATTTGAGCACAAAATGACAAGGattgaatttttccttaagccaCAATGAATGTGAATCTCTTTGACCACTAAGCTTTAGATGTACGTTGGATGGTATTTGGAGTACCTACTAAAACCCTATATTGGTTTAACCCTAGATTGTGTGGTGAACCTCTCAGAGGTGGAGtaaatttttctcaaaatgaaataattattttaagggTTATGAATAATTACCTGGTCGCGTGGCCATTGCATCGACATAGGGACCAACCAAGAGAGCCGCACAAGCATCCAACCAAGTGAAGTAGGGTGGTCTTTTTGCCACCCATTTTGTTTGTGTGCAGGGTACGTGCATGACCATGTagtaatattttttcttaattttaaaataaagttCTACCCAACCGTGAAGCTTCTTAAGGGAAAAGTTTTCTTAGCCGGACGCAAAAGCCAAAAAGCATACGggcatcctctctctctctctctcctcacatgAGATGGCCTCTTTCCTATGTAAGAAATGTTTCAGCATTCCTCATTGGTATGCTCCCCTATGGCGCTTGCTTGAGAACTTGCCCTTTCCCAACTTCttatttgatttcaattcaCTTTTTAATCTAATAAATTCTCAAAATTATTGTAGTGTGTGTGATAATCTAGGAATCATACTATAGTATTGACAAGGTGATCATTGGATTAGGAAACCAAGTTGTTGAGAGTGGAAGTGGGGAAAAACTTGATaaacctttatttttttggataaagcagaacttttttttttcggctAGAATGAAAAAGCAAAAGCTGATAGAGCTAAGAAATACCTAAGGGAGGCCAACCCTATTGATGGCTATCAACATCAGGAAACCTTGGAGCAAAACAAGCCTAAGCCAGCCTGGACATCATATTCAACACTCTTCAATCATGAAACCTTCATATTGGAAGGTCCGTTTGTTTGACGGATAAAAAGGGGAAGATGAAAATAatggaatatgtaatttttaattaGGTAGAATTTGTTGAGAGAAAAAGGATATGTAAGTAAGATGCTTTGGTGGTATTATATGggaaggaggaaagaaaaaagagaagagagatacaCATAATCATCTTTTTTGCATTTCATAGCACTGAGAAAATGAATGAGATGAGAACAAAATTAAGAATCACCGTATGTAGACAACAATAATTATGTTTAATAAACTTGTCTTCTCCATCAAACAAATAGAACATGATAAAATGAAGTTAATAACCTAAAAGGCATCTAGTTAAggttttcttgtattttattcCTTAAACCCATGGCTTCGAAAAAGCAGCCGACCAACATATCAAATTGATTTAATTGACCTCTTTCAGAATTTGGTCGAAATGGCCTAACCATAATCACGATTTGCTTTGTGCACTAGTTTGCAAAGCGAACCTAAGGTCTGACCAAAAGGCTGCGTGAGGAAAGGACCATTTAGGGTGGGTTCAACCCATCTAACCAGCTGGTTTGGATTTTATAACCATGCAAACAGTTCTCGTTCCTGGCCTAacaccactctctctccctttcccaTCCAACAAAAGTAGAAGCCATAAAAACGAAGACCACAAGGGAAGCCCGTAGTGAAGATTCCAATAACAGGAGTATCAGTGGTGAAACAGGGTCGGGTttggctgggtttcttaaaactaaTCCAACCTTAGGTCCTCACAATTCAACCTAAACTCGACCCAATCTTGTCTGGTTCATGTTCAGGCCCAACTTTtccgggttcataccaacccaatcCGGCCCTAATTGACTCTGTcagggctaggttgggttgacattggcttctgcaatggttggattaaccttaaTTGAcctattttttccattcatatcttatatattaaaaaattatagcaaAATGAAATACCACTAGGAgctctaaattctaatataaaaattcaggtttaaattttgggttgggttgggctggccTAACCCGACCCAAACCCaacccttgaggtttttcaatcTTAACCCACACAAGATGGTTTGAAAAAAGGCACAAAGGGCATCTTTTCACAGTCTCTTTTCAAACCATCCTATGTCTAGGGCATAGAGAATGCAAACGgctagcattctttctccctataaTTAAATTAAGTAGATTAAAGATGGAATATTACATTGGGCTAACAGTTACGTGGTGAGTTTCAATTTGTAAGTAATCGAATCTTTCTACTTTAAGGTTATTTTAAAGCTTTAAATTTAAGTAGATTAAAGATGGATCACGTTGGGATGATAGTTAAATGGTGAACTTCAATCCACAAATAATCTCAAGTTAAGGTTATTTTAAGGCTACTCCTAACTTATTCATAAAACTATAATTGATGAATAATTCTTAAAACTTGTTAAAAGCTTgcgattatttttttattcatatagATTATAGAGTTCTCCAAAATAAATGAAAGGCGATGAAGTCAAATAATCAGGTTTTTTGTAGGTTCGGTTGAGTAATCTACCAATCTGGTTTTCGGTAAGGACGTCAATCCGTTtagttttgattattttgttagATTTCGGTTCGTTTCAAGATACAAAATAcagaaaccaaaatcgaatcaaactgaaatagaaacacATTTTCAGAATCAAAACCGGATTGATTCTATTcaattcttattctttttttttttttttttagatcttATTTTAGATGTTTGGGTCAACTTTTTACAGCTTCATCAACTCCCAAAAATATATCCTTATTTATCAGAGTCATAATCCACCAACCtttttcaaacattaaaaaatgaGAGAATTTATCATctaccttgattttttttcttttttaatatcattttATATGGCTCcttatttgatttgaaaataGGTAAGTCAATCCGATTCAACGGTTTTAgtcatgaaatcaaaattgaaccaaataaaaaaaaaaaaaagatttcaacttttaaaatcaaaccaaaccaaaccaaaaagaaaataaattagaattcacattagttaatttaattaaaGCATCGGAAATGCTTTCTTTAATTTGATGTAGCTTTTAATTCACTTATGTAAAAATTCATGTACAAGCATTCTTATGCCCTTAatttttgtatatttatttatttttgataagaTCTTTTTTCTATAGGATTTTGAATGTTTTCCACTTGGCTCTGTGCCTCCAGATCAGGCCTTCATATGAAAACCATGCACGGTATTTCCATTCACGCTTGGATTTCactcaaagtaaaaaaaaacaattgaaagaaaagagaTATTAAATGGAATCCAAGTGTGAATCAGGCAccgtatgagaatggttctcgtacgaaGACCTGATGAAACCAAattaggttcacgtacgagaacaaTCTTGTACGTCCTCGGTCCATAGATATGGaattcactttctctcttttcatatctttttatttttggggaggtgagtgatatttttggaaaagtgcTCATTGATTTGTAATATTTTTCCATACTCTCTTTAGGATTTTTCTTAATTTGTAAAGTGTAGAATGGGTGTATTAGACAATTAGTGATTGGGTATTTTTATTGGCATTTCTATTAACTTGATAGGAATTTTTGGATGGCATCCCTACGCTTCACTCACACTATTATTTCTAGTTTTATGGATTTCGGTGTAGTAGGATCTACAAAACAGGCGTTGGTATTGGGCAACGGATCAAGTATTCACGTACGAGAATATTTTTGCACTCTTCtagtccgtggatttagaattcactttctctctttatttaatagattctaaatccatggctCAGAAGCGTACAATGCacatgaacctgatccacactcttaGTATTGGGCTTTCAGCTAGGATTTCTCCAGGCAAAGAAATAGGATTCATAAGGCCCGTGGGAATATTTTTTCTACTGTTTTAATGATCATCATCATACGAGCAAGGGACTGGAGAGCCTACGCTCTATCGATGGATTTTCTGTTAATTCTCCCCACCAATTGGGGTATGAGAATGCAACCCTCATTGGCTACATATCTAGTGGTAGAGTTgagggccaaaaaaaaaaaaaaaagcatgaggAGCGGAATCAAATTCATCTATTGGAAAAGAAGGCTAGAGAATCTTGAGGCCAATGCCAATCGAAATTGCTTGTTCCATTCCAGTTACACGGGACCATTATGGATCTTTAAAGTGGCCGGACACTCATATAGCTATAGCTTTGTTTGCCATTATAACtttagtggttttttttttttttttttttttttcgaaaagaTATTTTTCATGTATGCTATTGACTTGTTGGATGTGTTTACAACTTTATATTTCTAGGGTGTAAATCGGCTGTATGCCAATCTCCTAACCTGAAAGGCCATGTCCATTGCATGTGAGAAATTCACTATATTTCATTACGGAGAGGGTTAGGTATGCTGTCGGAGTACAGTAAGCTAACGATTAGCACCAACGGGggcacatgatggagtatcactCAAGAAGGATATATGGTTCATTTTACAAAGGaaaagagcgagagagagagacacacaatgggtgctagcatatgTTATGCCggcagcatacccaacctttttccaTTTCGTTATTTGATTTTTGGTATTACATATCTAGACCTTGTGTAACTCATATtttttcaaggacaaaaaaCCCTACCAGTCTAATGCAGGAAACACTTAGACTGCTGTGGATGCAAAAAGACTACAGTACCCATCCTCATTGAGCTCTGAAGATGCTCCTACCGCTCCTCTCATCAGTTTATGGGTCTAATGTTTCCTACGTCAGACCAACAAGGGTTTCTAGCCTTATTTTTAAAttcaatataaaggaaaaatgactCCCACGCTGATAGTGTGGAGATCCTTTTCCACAACTTTgtgggttcttttttttttttttgggtaatgcaCTAATAATGTTCTTTCAACTCTTGGCCATGTGGGCTCATTCGTGAAACTGTTTTGCCACATTATGAATTCCTCCCACATTGGTGGCGTGAGAAACCCTCTTTCCAttataaataaatggaaaaagcCCTAAATATTTGGAGCTATTGAGAGCacaattttaaaaattggaatAGTATTGGCCGATTTATATCAAAGAATTTAAAGTCTCATGGTACCCTCAAACGCACATTTAAAGCCTCTCGATCAAGAAAATTCCTCTTCACTGTGGCTTAAGGAAAAATTAGATCCTTAGGTCGGGAATGTATTCTGAACCAAGAACGCATTCTGGAGTTTGGGAAGCATTCCATTCTCCAAATTCTAGAACATGGCCAAGAATGCAGCCCATTCTGGAACGAGATATTTTCCTATTCTGCATTTtgctttctccattttctagcTCTCAGCACAGCCCGATGAGAATAGCCCCGCCACTAACATCTTCTCTACCAAGGAATGGCGTCTCATTCTTTCAGATctcaaaaaattacttttctttctctctaaaAACCTCTTCTTTCGCCccaaatctctctttttctcctccttttaaGATCTCCTtttgaatccaaaaatccaaaaatctccTATTTTCCTTGCCATCTTTACTGGTTTTTTTGCAGTTATTTTTATCTGTGACTTATTATTTGTCTGGAATTTTCACCAAAGAGATTCTGCCTATAAGGTGTTTGACAAACATTTTATCCAAATAATGCTCTCATTCCCAGTTAAGAACACATTCTGTATTTTCAGAATGAATACATAAAAAACAAAGCCTTAATTTTGCTATTAAAGTGAAGTAATAATCCAAAGTCAAGATCAGTGACCGATACGAATACCTGACTGATACATAAACACATAAGataggaatattttttttttttgaaaaataatttagatCTTATATTACGGCAGCAACAAATACCTTCTGTCTGCAATTCTTCATCCTTCAATTCTCTACGAATTCTCTCTGTATACATGACCCATTTTCCCCTATGGCTGACAACATTTCTCAGATCAGACCCGAACCCATATCAATCCCTCCATCGTCTCTCACCGGAGCATAAGGAAGAATCACACAAAACCCAGGTACCAAATAAGAAATCAAATAGTAAAGGAATCCACCACAGCACTGAAGAAGGCCATGGGGCTCTAGCTCTCTAATCTCTAAACTTGGAACGGCCATGGCCAATCTTTGGTAGTCTCCTCGTCCCCCTCCTGAACCTTGGCACTCCTCTCGACACCGTCTCCTTCCACAAAAGCATAATACCTCAACACAAACGCAAGTGTCAACACAATCCATTCAAGACAAAAGATCAAGACACAAAGCCCACCCGCCATTCTCAATATCACTACTCCATCTTTTTCCTCAACATACGATTTCAACCCTTGTAAGAAATCCCCTGTTCTTGTAAATATCAGCACTGAAACAGACCCTTCAAATATAGCCGTTAGGACCGTAAACACCATGTGCGCTGCGTACCATCGGTTAGTCCCCGACGAGGCAGCGTTACAGCCGGAAACTGCGCCCACAATGGTGAAAGCgtggaggaggatgaggaagagACCGCAGACCGACGGCAAGAGGCGGAGGGACAGGGTGAGGAAGATACAGCTTGAGGCAGCACCCAATAGGAGGTAATTGCAGAGAAGGAAGATCTTCTGGACATGGAAATGTTTTGAGCTTaaaccaccactaccaccaccaccaccaccgttTATGGAGATCCCCATTGTTGTTGGCAATGGCAGTGGTAACTGATCAATTCTTCAGTAATAGCCCAGAGGAGGGAAGTTGTCAGATTTTGAGGCAgtcgaggaggaggaggaggaggcctGGGAAGATGGAATTTTCAGTTGGGTGGGGAGGGGGTTTAAGCAGCAAAGCTTGATTGAAAAAAGGATGGGAGAGATGAGGGAACtgagagaagagggagagaagaaatagggagaAGGGTCAGTGAGGCTAACAGTCATATTTGGGCTTTGCTGGGCCATGAAAAATGACCGTTGGGAAGAATTGAGTGCAACGGCTAGTTTTTCATTTCTGGAACTGCCCAGTTTTTTCACTTCCACCctggcagcagcagcagcagcctaTAAacaaataagttttttttttttgttagatctATAAACAAATAAGGTGCGTACCTCGTGCGCACTATCTCAGTTCCCATTTGGCCAGTTGTAAGGATCTCTGGTTTTCTTTACCAGATATCACACAATACCACAATCCCTCCTGCTCCATGGTAAATAAGCACACTTCACCAACACTTAATCAATCATATATacgtgaatttgaaatcgaaatcgtttatcgaaatcgaataGTCATTTACACTAAAATCATAAAACCctttagtaaatggttcaattcagttctgatttcaagtttaagaccgattagttaaatggatcCGGTCAGTTTTAGCCGTTTAACCAGTtagtttcaaaccgaattgacaccgtGATAATTGAACCATTTTAaccatcaaaatcaatccaattaACCcgtataataattaaatatttggttgctttaacaaaacataatggtttaatttagggaagaattaagcaccatagagattgtccaacagtctattcaataatttactcgtattatatagttatgtagttaatTTCTTGCTTGTttaatgcctcatttaatttgatacaagattgaaacgtttatcaacaaaagcaaattttagtaaacctACGAGGCtacgaataaactagcaaaccaatTATGATTAATTGTTTAGAAACTGTATAAACCGCGatcaaaactgtttaaaaccgAGAAATCGACACtgtttaaaaaccgtggaatcgaaatcatttactaaacagttgtggtttcaaaaagtgcaaccgtttagtaaatgatgcgattttggtttcaaccaaataaatgcGAACTAAATCGAACCGTACCATATATACTGAAATCAAACCGATTAACGCCCTTAATCAATCATGTCAATGAATATGAATAGAAGGCAGGGAGTTGAGAACGGTGAGATTAAACTAGCAAGTTCCAAATTGATCATCAAGGATGTACACATGGTTAATCTAGATAATGTCTTCTCTATCCAATCGTCAGAATGCATTAGTCAAGGTGCTTCCATGGTGCCAAATGTCAAAAGTTAATATTTTagaataatataatataaaaatggTTTCATTAATAAATGGATGTCAAGGAAAGAATCTAGCTACTTACTGGGCACTTCGATCTCTCATGTGGTTTGTCATTGGactaaaattttgtggataCGTAGATTCGAAAGTCGCTTACTCATATATCAAGTTCCAATTAAAATAGAATTTAATTATCAAATGGTTAGAGCTTTGGAAAATTATGAAAGAATTAATTACTTTTCATGAGTACTAGTAGATATATGCATGAGCATGCAAGAGGATGCATGTCAATACGTAAGGAATTTTGTACATATCACTTAGTTTAATTTATGGCTTTAGCTAACCAAGTCACAATTCTTGGTTAGGTCAAGAAACGTGGATGCGTAATTAACTTTAAAGACCCACAAGACTACAACAACCTCTCAACAAACAAAATTTAGAGTTGCGGTCGCTgcaagaaattattttttttctttcctgatGTTCTTCATCCACCAGTCAAATTTCAATCTCATACTGTTTCATGGATTGGGATTCTCTGTCACGCGACCCAGTGTGTAGTGcaaatccaagggttgggagccCCTAGGGCTGCATGTCTGAGAGCTTCCAGCCTTTGAATCTGTATTACCCTGTAGCATGCTCTATAGAAGAGCCCAATCCGTGTTTCATAAGCTTCTTCCCAATTtgttatttgaaataaaaattagtttaatttattaCAGATTTCGTCTACAATTATTGCCCAAAGGAGATGACTTGACAGAGGAAATAAAGACGGTAGGGATCAATTCTTTGGATTTTGGAGAAATTATTCTTTCACCGTGTAAGAGGGTTCATCACATCAGTCTAGGGTTCACAAACACCTATATATTCTTAATATGTTCCTGAAAATGAGGTTCATCACATCAGTCTAGGTTCACAAACAACTATATATCCTTAATATGTTTCTTAAAATGCCCTTTTAATTGATACCCTCAAACGTACATTTAAAACCTCATGACCAAGGAATTCTTCTTCACCGTGACTTAAGAAAAACTCAGTCGTTGATGTTGCCTTTAAAGTAATGAGTAATCAAAAGTCAAGGTTCACACTGTCCCATGTGGATGGAATTTTAAGATAAAAACCTGCCGACTTCATTAATATTGATAATGGGACCCCTGTTTCTCTCTccgctttctttctttctt
This window encodes:
- the LOC122081848 gene encoding putative invertase inhibitor; its protein translation is MRQSLSFFSSPVFFFLVILFLAKVDADIVNETCQKASQGDKGALQYDFCVAGLRQDPKSHSADLPELGIISANLVKDNATKIGSLIEELLNDRKSDPNLKGCLQDCKLHYSVAERNAKTAIESFESKNYKEANTAVGAALTDAWTCEEAFQESGLKSLLIAEYNSFHQLGLIALDISYMLL
- the LOC122081847 gene encoding uncharacterized protein LOC122081847 translates to MGISINGGGGGGSGGLSSKHFHVQKIFLLCNYLLLGAASSCIFLTLSLRLLPSVCGLFLILLHAFTIVGAVSGCNAASSGTNRWYAAHMVFTVLTAIFEGSVSVLIFTRTGDFLQGLKSYVEEKDGVVILRMAGGLCVLIFCLEWIVLTLAFVLRYYAFVEGDGVERSAKVQEGDEETTKDWPWPFQV